A portion of the Ascaphus truei isolate aAscTru1 chromosome 14, aAscTru1.hap1, whole genome shotgun sequence genome contains these proteins:
- the EEF1G gene encoding LOW QUALITY PROTEIN: elongation factor 1-gamma (The sequence of the model RefSeq protein was modified relative to this genomic sequence to represent the inferred CDS: inserted 1 base in 1 codon), with translation MKMAAGTLFTYPDNWRAYKPLIAAQYSAISVTVASSPPEFQFGKTNKTPEFLKKFPAGKVPAYEGSDGFCVFESNAIAHYVSNEELRGRCRESQAQVIQWISFSDSEIXPPASAWVFPTLGIMQYNKQATEHAKEEVKRVLTVLDSHLQTRTFLVGERITLADITVACSLLWLYKQVMDPSFRQPFGNVTRWFVTCVNQTQFRAVLGEVKLCDKMAQFDAKKFSEQQPKKDAPKKEKPAKEPKKEKEEKKKSPAPEEEEEMDEAEQALAAEPKSKDPYAHLPKSSFVMDEFKRKYSNEDTLTVALPYFWEHLDKDGWSIWYSEYRFPEELTQTFMSCNLISGMFQRLDKLRKTGFASVILFGANNASTISGVWVFRGQDLAFTLSEDWQIDYESYTWRKLDTDSEECKTMVKEYFSWDGEFKNMGKPFNQGKIFK, from the exons ATGAAGATGGCCGCCGGG ACGCTGTTTACATACCCTGACAACTGGAGGGCGTATAAACCCCTCATAGCTGCTCAGTACTCTGCGATTTCTGTTACTGTCGCATCTTCTCCTCCAGAATTTCAGTTTGGAAAAACCAACAAAACCCCGGAGTTCCTCAAGAAATTCCCCGCTGGGAAG GTCCCAGCGTATGAAGGCAGCGACGGCTTCTGTGTGTTTGAGAGCAACGCGATCGCTCACTACG TGAGTAATGAGGAGCTCCGTGGCAGGTGTCGTGAGTCCCAGGCTCAAGTCATTCAGTGGATCAGCTTCTCAGACAGTGAGA ATCCCCCGGCAAGTGCCTGGGTCTTCCCCACTCTGGGGATCATGCAGTACAACAAGCAG GCAACAGAGCACGCAAAGGAGGAGGTGAAGCGTGTTCTGACGGTACTGGACAGTCACCTGCAGACACGGACATTCCTGGTGGGCGAGAGGATTACACTGGCCGACATCACTGTCGCCTGCTCCCTCCTATGGCTCTACAAGCAG GTCATGGATCCTTCTTTCCGGCAGCCGTTCGGTAATGTCACGCGGTGGTTTGTTACGTGTGTGAATCAGACTCAGTTCCGCGCAGTGCTGGGCGAGGTGAAGCTGTGCGACAAGATGGCACAGTTTGACG CTAAGAAGTTTTCGGAGCAGCAGCCCAAGAAAGACGCCCCCAAGAAGGAGAAACCAGCAAAGGAACCGAAGAAAgagaaggaagaaaaaaagaagtcGCCAgccccggaggaagaggaggagatggATGAAGCTGAGCAGGCACTGGCAGCGGAGCCGAAATCCAAGGACCCCTACGCACATCTCCCAAAGAG CTCCTTCGTTATGGATGAGTTTAAGAGGAAGTATTCTAACGAGGACACTCTGACGGTGGCTTTGCCTTATTTCTGGGAGCACTTGGACAAGGACGGCTGGTCCATCTGGTACTCGGAGTATCGGTTCCCCGAGGAGCTCACACAGACTTTCATGAGCTGCAACCTGATCTCAG gTATGTTCCAGCGTCTAGACAAGCTACGTAAAACGGGCTTCGCCAGCGTCATCCTGTTTGGAGCCAACAACGCCAGCACAATCTCCGGGGTGTGGGTGTTCAGGGGACAGGACCTGGCATTCACT TTGAGCGAGGACTGGCAGATCGACTATGAATCGTACACCTGGAGGAAGCTGGATACTGACAGCGAGGAATGCAAGACCATGGTCAAGGAGTATTTCTCCTGGGACGGAGAGTTCAAAAACATGGGGAAGCCCTTCAACCAGGGAAAGATATTCAAGTGA